One Oncorhynchus clarkii lewisi isolate Uvic-CL-2024 chromosome 32, UVic_Ocla_1.0, whole genome shotgun sequence DNA window includes the following coding sequences:
- the LOC139392438 gene encoding tubulin beta chain, whose product MREIVHIQAGQCGNQIGAKFWEVISDEHGIDPTGTYHGDSDLQLDRISVYYNEASGGKYVPRAVLVDLEPGTMDSVRSGPFGQIFRPDNFVFGQSGAGNNWAKGHYTEGAELVDSVLDVVRKEAESCDCLQGFQLTHSLGGGTGSGMGTLLISKIREEYPDRIMNTFSVVPSPKVSDTVVEPYNATLSVHQLVENTDETFCIDNEALYDICFRTLKLTTPTYGDLNHLVSATMSGVTTCLRFPGQLNADLRKLAVNMVPFPRLHFFIPGFAPLTSRGSQQYRALTVPELTQQVFDAKNMMAACDPRHGRYLTVAAVFRGRMSMKEVDEQMLNVQNKNSSYFVEWIPNNVKTAVCDIPPRGLKMAVTFIGNSTAIQELFKRISEQFTAMFRRKAFLHWYTGEGMDEMEFTEAESNMNDLVSEYQQYQDATAEEEGEFEEEAEEDA is encoded by the exons ATGAGGGAAATTGTACACATTCAGGCCGGGCAGTGCGGTAACCAGATTGGGGCCAAG TTCTGGGAGGTGATCAGCGATGAACATGGCATCGACCCCACAGGCACCTACCATGGAGACAGTGACTTGCAGCTGGACAGGATCAGTGTCTACTACAACGAGGCTTCAG GTGGCAAGTATGTACCCAGAGCGGTCTTAGTGGACCTGGAGCCCGGCACCATGGACTCTGTCAGATCCGGACCGTTCGGGCAGATCTTCAGACCAGACAACTTTGTGTTTG GTCAGAGCGGTGCAGGAAACAACTGGGCAAAGGGCCACTACACTGAGGGAGCAGAGCTGGTGGACTCAGTCCTGGATGTGGTGAGGAAAGAGGCTGAGAGCTGTGACTGCCTCCAGGGTTTCCAGCTCACCCACTCCCTGGGTGGGGGCACTGGCTCGGGCATGGGCACCCTGCTCATCAGCAAGATCCGTGAAGAGTACCCCGACCGCATCATGAACACCTTCAGCGTGGTGCCCTCCCCTAAAGTGTCAGACACTGTGGTGGAGCCCTACAATGCCACCCTGTCAGTCCACCAGCTAGTGGAGAACACAGACGAGACCTTCTGCATTGACAACGAGGCTCTCTACGACATCTGCTTCCGGACCCTCAAACTCACCACGCCGACTTACGGAGACCTCAACCACCTGGTGTCGGCCACCATGAGCGGAGTCACCACTTGCCTGCGTTTCCCCGGGCAGCTCAACGCCGACCTCCGTAAACTGGCCGTCAACATGGTGCCTTTCCCCCGTCTCCACTTCTTCATCCCCGGCTTCGCCCCCCTCACCAGCAGGGGGAGCCAGCAGTATCGTGCCCTCACCGTGCCTGAGCTCACTCAGCAAGTGTTCGACGCCAAGAACATGATGGCCGCATGTGACCCGCGCCACGGTCGCTACCTCACTGTCGCCGCTGTCTTCCGTGGCCGCATGTCCATGAAGGAGGTGGACGAGCAGATGCTCAACGTCCAGAACAAGAACAGCAGCTACTTCGTTGAATGGATCCCCAACAACGTCAAGACCGCCGTCTGCGACATTCCTCCAAGAGGCCTCAAAATGGCCGTCACCTTCATCGGCAACAGCACGGCCATCCAGGAGCTGTTCAAGCGTATCTCTGAGCAGTTCACCGCCATGTTCCGCCGCAAGGCCTTCCTCCATTGGTACACCGGAGAGGGCATGGACGAGATGGAGTTCACTGAGGCAGAGAGCAACATGAACGACCTGGTGTCTGAGTACCAGCAGTACCAGGACGCCACCGccgaggaggagggagagtttgaggaggaggctgaggaggacGCTTAA